The genomic segment ACCGCTTGCCCACTGTTGCAGCGCCAGTTTCCCTGCACTCGCTGGGAAAACTCCTTCCCATTTTGCTCCAGCTGCCAGATGTCCGAACTGCCGATCAGGCAGTTATGCCGGCTCAGTTCCGACAAGCTGTGTGGGCGGCCATACCTTTCCACGTAGGACGATGACGCGCACACGTACATGCGTCGTGGCGCAAGACGGGTCGCGACCAGCCGCGAGTCCTGAAGCCTGCCGAGGCGAATCGCCAAGTCCAGGCCTTCATGCACGAGGTCCAGCGTGCGGTTGCTCAGTTCGATATCGACACGCAGTTGTGGATACAACCCCATGAACCGGGTCACCAGCGGCACGATGAATCGCTCGCCGTAAGCCACGGCACAGGTCATGCGCAGCATGCCTTTGGGTTCGCTGGTCAGGTCCCCGACAGCACGCAGCGCTTCTTCGCGGCCATCCTGCAACCGTTGACAGTGTTGCAAAAACGTCTGCCCCGCCTCGGTCAGGGTGACTCGGCGGGTGCTGCGGTACAGCAAGCGGGTTTGTAGGCGCTCTTCCAGGCGTACGATTTGTCGACTGACGTGAGAGGAAGAAACCCCAAGACGTTCAGCCGCTGCGGTGAACTGACTGCACTCGGCGACGGCGACGAACTCGTCGATGCCTTCCCAGCGATTTTCGGACATGAAAGGATTATCCCTGTACGGCAATAATATTTTGCATTTGTCCTGATTATTCACCGTCAGGTCATGTATTACACTCCCTGTCTCGTTTTTATTCACTGGAGCACCCTCATGATCAAGTCGCGCGCCGCCGTTGCCTTCGAGGCGAAGAAACCTCTCGAGATCGTTGAAGTCGATGTCGCCATGCCCAAGGCCGGTGAAGTGCTATTGCGTGTGGTGGCCTCCGGTGTTTGCCATACCGATGCCTACACCCTGTCCGGTGCCGATCCGGAAGGCATCTTCCCGTCGATCCTCGGTCACGAAGGTGGCGCGGTGGTCGAAGCGATCGGCGAGGGCGTGACCTCGGTAGCCGTCGGTGATCATGTGATTCCGCTGTACACCCCGGAATGCCGCCAGTGCAAATTCTGCCTGTCGGGCAAAACCAACCTCTGCCAGGCCATTCGTGCCACTCAAGGCAAGGGCTTGATGCCGGATGGCACTTCGCGCTTTTCCTACAAGGGCCGGCCGATTTTCCACTACATGGGGACTTCGACGTTCTCCGAATACACCGTGCTGCCGGACATCTCCGTCGCCAAGATCCCCAAGGAAGCCCCGCTGGAAAAAGTCTGCCTGCTGGGTTGCGGCGTCACCACCGGCATCGGCGCGGTGCTTAACACCGCCAAGGTAAAACCGGGTGACACCGTCGCCATCTTCGGCCTGGGTGGCATTGGTCTGTCGGCGGTGATCGGCGCGGTGAAAGCCAAGGCTGCGCGAATCATCGCCATCGACATCAACCCGGCCAAGTTCGAAATCGCCAAACAGCTGGGCGCCACCGACTGCGTAAACCCGAAAGACTTCGACCGCCCGATCCAGGAAGTCATCGTCGACATGACCGATGGCGGCGTCGACTTTTCCTTCGAGTGCATCGGCAACGTGCAATTGATGCGTGCAGCCCTTGAGTGCTGCCATAAAGGTTGGGGCGAGTCGGTGATCATCGGCGTGGCCGGTGCCGGCCAGGAAATCGCCACCCGTCCGTTCCAGTTGGTTACCGGTCGCGTCTGGCGCGGCTCGGCGTTTGGTGGCGTGCGGGGCCGTACCGAATTGCCAAGCTACGTGGAAATGGCCGAAACCGGCGAAATTC from the Pseudomonas sp. N3-W genome contains:
- a CDS encoding S-(hydroxymethyl)glutathione dehydrogenase/class III alcohol dehydrogenase produces the protein MIKSRAAVAFEAKKPLEIVEVDVAMPKAGEVLLRVVASGVCHTDAYTLSGADPEGIFPSILGHEGGAVVEAIGEGVTSVAVGDHVIPLYTPECRQCKFCLSGKTNLCQAIRATQGKGLMPDGTSRFSYKGRPIFHYMGTSTFSEYTVLPDISVAKIPKEAPLEKVCLLGCGVTTGIGAVLNTAKVKPGDTVAIFGLGGIGLSAVIGAVKAKAARIIAIDINPAKFEIAKQLGATDCVNPKDFDRPIQEVIVDMTDGGVDFSFECIGNVQLMRAALECCHKGWGESVIIGVAGAGQEIATRPFQLVTGRVWRGSAFGGVRGRTELPSYVEMAETGEIPLDTFITHTMGLEDINKAFDLMHEGKSIRSVIHF
- a CDS encoding LysR substrate-binding domain-containing protein, giving the protein MSENRWEGIDEFVAVAECSQFTAAAERLGVSSSHVSRQIVRLEERLQTRLLYRSTRRVTLTEAGQTFLQHCQRLQDGREEALRAVGDLTSEPKGMLRMTCAVAYGERFIVPLVTRFMGLYPQLRVDIELSNRTLDLVHEGLDLAIRLGRLQDSRLVATRLAPRRMYVCASSSYVERYGRPHSLSELSRHNCLIGSSDIWQLEQNGKEFSQRVQGNWRCNSGQAVLDAALQGAGLCQLPDYYVLEHLNSGALISLLDAHQPPNTAVWALYPQQRHLSPKVRKLVDFLKGGLAERPEYRS